The following are from one region of the Aquipuribacter hungaricus genome:
- a CDS encoding Wzz/FepE/Etk N-terminal domain-containing protein, with protein sequence MSADRFDPVLALARGWWLVLLCAALVAAVLGLGLTQVDPVYRSSTTLLVSSVDPTAVLTGSSQGGGDVVRSINTQARVVLSDAVTERAADDLGLRPRDVREAVTVGVEEQTDVLVVSATAGTPEQAQTVAAGVTAAYLDIGQESAVAPLLAQADALQATAVQLQGQVGAVPLQEDGTPDPRAVALAEEVASLAQQEARLRAAADLATGQVSVLTAADLPESPSSVGPRSGAAVGAVLGGALGVMLALLRGWTSARAGQRQGPWWRPRRPGSDDGPGARAPAPGAAAGR encoded by the coding sequence GTGAGCGCCGACCGGTTCGACCCCGTCCTCGCGCTCGCCCGCGGCTGGTGGCTCGTCCTGCTGTGCGCGGCGCTCGTCGCGGCGGTCCTCGGGCTCGGCCTCACCCAGGTCGACCCCGTCTACCGGAGCTCGACGACCCTGCTCGTGTCCAGCGTCGACCCCACGGCGGTCCTCACCGGGTCCTCCCAGGGCGGCGGCGACGTGGTCCGGTCCATCAACACCCAGGCCCGGGTGGTGCTCAGCGACGCCGTCACCGAGCGCGCGGCCGACGACCTGGGCCTGCGTCCCCGCGACGTCCGCGAGGCGGTGACGGTGGGGGTCGAGGAGCAGACCGACGTGCTCGTCGTCAGCGCCACCGCCGGGACCCCGGAGCAGGCGCAGACGGTCGCGGCCGGCGTCACCGCGGCCTACCTCGACATCGGCCAGGAGTCCGCCGTGGCGCCGCTGCTGGCCCAGGCCGACGCCCTGCAGGCCACCGCCGTGCAGCTCCAGGGCCAGGTCGGCGCGGTGCCCCTGCAGGAGGACGGGACACCCGACCCGCGGGCGGTCGCGCTCGCGGAGGAGGTCGCCTCCCTCGCGCAGCAGGAGGCCCGGCTGCGCGCCGCGGCGGACCTCGCCACCGGGCAGGTCTCCGTGCTCACCGCCGCCGACCTGCCGGAGTCCCCGAGCTCGGTCGGCCCCAGGTCGGGCGCGGCCGTGGGGGCGGTGCTCGGCGGTGCCCTCGGCGTCATGCTCGCGCTGCTGCGCGGCTGGACGTCCGCGCGGGCCGGGCAGCGGCAGGGCCCGTGGTGGCGTCCCCGGCGACCGGGGAGTGACGACGGGCCGGGGGCCCGAGCGCCTGCTCCTGGCGCTGCTGCTGGTCGT
- a CDS encoding glycosyltransferase: MTEDQTGPGRPTLTVVIPARDEIERWPAVLERLRAQTLQPDQVVVADGTSTDGSREWLDRVAADDPSFVVVDNPRRVVPAALNVALAAATGDLVARMDTHADYADDYLEQVVGFLRATPGAAGVGGAMETAGRGAWGAAIASVLSRPVGLGGARHRVGGAPGPIVHVFSGCYRREQLVAAGGWDERLHANEDYEMDVRVAESGSPVHLQPAARSTWYVRRTPRALALQMWRYGYYKGLTLHLHPGSLRARQLAPPLVVLGLLLGPLVSRRGWAAGAAGYALLSGALGARAAHADGAEPWRGAVVPALVHLSWGAGLLAGLVRFAPERRRGPVPRLPVPPA, translated from the coding sequence GTGACCGAGGACCAGACCGGGCCGGGGCGGCCGACGCTCACGGTCGTCATCCCCGCCCGGGACGAGATCGAGCGCTGGCCGGCCGTCCTGGAACGGCTGCGTGCGCAGACCCTGCAGCCGGACCAGGTCGTCGTGGCCGACGGCACGTCCACCGACGGCAGCCGGGAGTGGCTGGACCGGGTGGCCGCCGACGACCCCTCGTTCGTCGTCGTCGACAACCCCCGCCGGGTCGTCCCCGCGGCCCTCAACGTCGCGCTGGCCGCGGCCACCGGCGACCTCGTCGCGCGGATGGACACCCACGCCGACTACGCCGACGACTACCTGGAGCAGGTCGTCGGTTTCCTGCGCGCCACGCCCGGCGCCGCGGGGGTCGGCGGCGCCATGGAGACCGCGGGCCGGGGCGCCTGGGGGGCGGCCATCGCCTCGGTGCTGTCGCGGCCCGTCGGCCTCGGCGGCGCACGCCACCGGGTCGGCGGCGCGCCCGGGCCGATCGTCCACGTGTTCTCCGGCTGCTACCGGCGCGAGCAGCTCGTCGCGGCCGGCGGCTGGGACGAGCGGCTGCACGCCAACGAGGACTACGAGATGGACGTCCGGGTGGCGGAGTCCGGGTCCCCGGTGCACCTGCAGCCGGCCGCCCGCAGCACCTGGTACGTCCGCCGCACCCCCCGCGCGCTCGCGCTGCAGATGTGGCGCTACGGCTACTACAAGGGCCTCACCCTGCACCTGCACCCCGGCTCGCTGCGGGCCCGGCAGCTCGCCCCGCCGCTGGTGGTCCTCGGCCTGCTCCTGGGACCGCTGGTCAGCCGCCGCGGCTGGGCCGCCGGCGCCGCCGGGTACGCCCTGCTCAGCGGGGCCCTCGGCGCCCGGGCAGCCCACGCCGACGGCGCCGAGCCGTGGCGCGGCGCCGTCGTCCCCGCCCTGGTCCACCTCAGCTGGGGGGCCGGCCTGCTCGCCGGCCTGGTCCGCTTCGCGCCGGAGCGGCGGCGCGGTCCGGTGCCGCGCCTGCCGGTGCCGCCCGCGTGA